A stretch of the Papaver somniferum cultivar HN1 chromosome 6, ASM357369v1, whole genome shotgun sequence genome encodes the following:
- the LOC113286923 gene encoding uncharacterized protein LOC113286923, with translation MWLKVLYVLLIYQIFRRFLYDDSVLEAERNDTNAKFPISAGIYRRFRRFLYADDDILEDQTSDTDAKFLVGERAEKVYGGKLYLGLRIPDHDTGSRQNIDMVVVTKEKIVVIHVKNFSGHVKIDSDGRWICAGGEKQPKVENHPNPVVEAKRQVEVLESYFEQRGVELPNGYVTYRVVLSNPSCRALPFVDFPPEVVPFDQLITPQPETKGVFTGWNCRIKDAFRGGKKEEQDRINRFNQQLHFVLSTAPMWDRLELEGNKHLLGEFLRFEGKDVLALRQIKRSKVSRLVIQKSSMFGFGCSEFQVLYSARDYRSQGASGSKWKEVTVKSSIEVLFQQQNSIKVRKFKLSSIISMSLTA, from the exons ATGTGGCTTAAGGTTCTATATGTACTCTTAATCTATCAGATATTCAGGCGTTTTTTGTACGATGATTCTGTTTTAGAAGCTGAAAGAAACGACACCAACGCTAAATTTCCGATCTCTGCCGGAATCTATCGTAGATTCAGGCGATTTTTATACGCTGATGATGATATTTTAGAAGATCAAACGAGTGACACCGACGCTAAGTTTCTGGTCGGAGAGAG AGCTGAGAAAGTATATGGGGGGAAATTATATTTGGGACTTCGAATTCCTGATCATGATACTGGTTCTAGACAAAACATTGATATGGTTGTTGTCACCAAAGA GAAAATAGTGGTGATCCATGTTAAGAACTTTTCTGGGCATGTAAAGATTGATTCAGATGGTAGATGGATTTGTGCTGGAGGAGAAAAACAACCAAAAGTAGAGAATCATCCAAATCCT GTGGTGGAGGCTAAAAGGCAAGTTGAAGTACTTGAATCATACTTTGAACAAAGAGGAGTTGAACTGCCAAATGGATATGTAACTTATAGAGTCGTACTTTCAAACCCCAGCTGCAG GGCTCTTCCTTTCGTGGATTTCCCACCAGAGGTTGTCCCCTTTGATCAATTGATAACGCCTCAGCCAGAAACCAAAGGTGTGTTTACTGGTTGGAATTGTCGGATTAAGGATGCATTTCGTGGAGGAAAGAAAGAAGAACAAGATAGGATCAATCGGTTCAATCAGCAGCTGCATTTTGTTCTAAGCACAGCTCCGATGTGGGATAG GTTGGAGCTGGAGGGAAATAAACATCTTCTTGGAGAATTCCTTAGATTTGAAGGAAAGGATGTACTGGCTTTGAGACAGATTAAGAGATCCAAAGTTAGTCGATTGGTTATCCAAAAGTCATCGATGTTTGGCTTCG GTTGTTCAGAGTTCCAAGTGCTGTACTCAGCCCGAGATTATCGAAGTCAGGGGGCTTCAGGTTCTAAATGGAAGGAAGTAACAGTGAAATCAAGTATAGAAGTGCTTTTTCAACAACAGAATTCTATTAAAGTTCGCAAGTTCAAACTTTCTTCGATCATCTCTATGTCACTGACTGCATGA
- the LOC113290481 gene encoding uncharacterized protein LOC113290481 encodes MEILKNQWKLTGECQLIPLGKGFFTIKLSNKVDQNNIRNYSWDVQDQVLRTRNWIPNFRPANQRTSHALIWVSLPGLSLEYWDEQTLFTICDAIVNPVKVDNATLKYSSGFATNVLEVLLHNLPKFCSKCKIVGHSLSECRFQKGSSNVNPTTSSSQGVKNQDEVPKVNNIQKPFDICPPPEVPMNVVNYITSTNVDPPVSNEIPISSERFSSLQDDEVIVAENNYSPRQEQDFLTPTKILKVVEDNSLEISEVKFINGKNGMHSMVIHNSVSNNKGNIWLFWNRNLPTPTVVSMSSQMIIVEFSDVLISGIHAHLIRRLESCIQSIMVTKFENWSYKVGLRVASDRSPLLGGGTQISKPHNAPMSFQKMWISHPKFMEVVEECWSEQIAGDPAFVFQQKLKKLKKVLNEWNWKVFGNINVQIKEAEEKVQDAMVISDNNPFDEVALNNLVEAQNLFNSKEVHLNTFLKQKSRSKWIQHGAANTGFLHTHLKIIQARNLITELEDGNGKVIYDQKQIQDILVKFFEDKFKYKEVEKVDHMLNRIPEVITNEDQKMLEAIPSAEEIKQILFAMDEDSSPGPDGFSMSFYKACWNVVHQDVVGAIQFCWRSKFILEGLNSIFFVLIPKSEEARNPKQFRPI; translated from the exons ATGGAGATCTTAAAAAATCAATGGAAGTTAACTGGGGAATGTCAATTGATTCCTTTGGGCAAAGGTTTTTTTACTATCAAGTTATCCAATAAAGTAGATCAGAATAATATCAGAAACTATAGTTGGGATGTTCAGGATCAGGTATTGAGAACTAGAAATTGGATACCAAATTTCAGACCAGCAAATCAACGAACATCTCATGCGTTGATTTGGGTTTCTCTACCAGGGTTGAGCTTGGAATACTGGGATGAACAGACATTGTTTACTATTTGTGATGCAATTGTTAATCCAGTGAAAGTTGATAATGCTACTCTTAAATATTCAAGTGGTTTTGCTACAAATGTTTTG GAAGTTTTACTACATAATCTTCCAAAATTCTGTTCTAAGTGTAAGATTGTTGGTCATAGCTTATCAGAATGTAGATTCCAGAAAGGATCTTCAAATGTTAATCCCACAACATCTTCATCTCAGGGTGTGAAGAATCAAGATGAAGTACCTAAAGTTAATAATATTCAAAAGCCTTTTGATATTTGTCCACCTCCAGAAGTTCCTATGAATGTGGTTAATTATATAACATCTACTAATGTTGATCCTCCAGTGAGTAATGAAATTCCTATCTCAAGTGAAAGATTTAGCTCTTTACAGGATGATGAAGTAATTGTGGCTGAAAACAATTATAGTCCCAGACAAGAACAAGATTTTCTGACTCCTACAAAAATTCTTAAAGTGGTTGAAGATAATTCATTGGAAATAAGTGAAGTCAAGTTTATTAATGGTAAAAATG GTATGCATAGTATGGTGATTCATAATTCAGTCTCAAATAACAAGGGTAACATTTGGTTATTCTGGAATAGAAATTTACCTACTCCTACAGTGGTGTCTATGTCAAGTCAGATGATAATAGTGGAATTTAGTGATGTTCTTATATCTGGTATTCATGCTCAT CTGATAAGAAGATTGGAG AGCTGTATTCAATCAATTATGGTTACAAAATTTGAAAACTGGAGTTACAAAGTGGGACTAAGAGTGGCATCTGATCGCTCTCCTTTGCTGGGTGGAGGAACTCAAATTTCAAAACCACATAATGCCCCAATGAGCTTTCAGAAAATGTGGATTTCTCATCCAAAATTTATGGAGGTTGTTGAAGAATGTTGGTCTGAGCAAATAGCAGGTGATCCAGCTTTTGTATTCCAACAGAAGTTAAAGAAGTTAAAAAAGGTACTCAATGAATGGAATTGGAAGGTTTTTGGTAATATTAATGTTCAGATTAAGGAAGCCGAAGAAAAAGTGCAAGATGCAATGGTTATTTCAGACAATAATCCATTTGATGAAGTAGCTCTGAATAATTTGGTAGAAGCACAAAATTTATTTAACTCTAAAGAAGTTCATCTGAATACTTTTCTTAAACAAAAATCTAGAAGTAAATGGATTCAACATGGTGCAGCTAATACAGGGTTCTTACATACTCATCTTAAGATCATACAAGCAAGAAATTTAATAACTGAATTGGAGGATGGTAATGGAAAAGTCATTTATGATCAGAAGCAAATACAAGATATTTTGGTTAAATTTTTTGAAGACAAATTCAAGTATAAAGAAGTAGAAAAAGTTGACCATATGCTTAATCGTATTCCAGAAGTAATAACTAATGAGGATCAAAAGATGCTAGAGGCAATTCCAAGTGCAGAAGAGATTAAACAAATATTATTTGCAATGGATGAAGATAGTTCTCCAGGGCCAGATGGTTTTTCTATGAGTTTCTACAAGGCTTGTTGGAATGTTGTTCATCAAGATGTGGTGGGTGCAATACAATTTTGCTGGAGAAGTAAGTTCATTCTTGAAGGGTTaaactcaattttttttgttCTCATTCCTAAATCTGAAGAAGCAAGGAATCCAAAACAATTTAGACCAATTTAA